CGAAAAAACGGGAATTCTAATTGTCGCCAACGGGAAAAACAATTGACGTTCAACAATACTTAGTCAGCTAACCCAATTGGACTGAATGCTTGAAATCACCCTCCGCAAGACTCTGCCTGACCTTCCCCGACCCGGCAAGCTCTTCTTCCACTGAGCCCAAAGTGCTCCATGACCTCAACGATCGCCTCCCGCTTGTGGTGTAGAGAGTCTGGAAACGCCTGACGTCGTGAGCACACACTCCTCTACCAGGTGCCCATCCGCTGCTTCCACACGCTCCTGGCGGAATGCGAAGATACCAACTGTCCGGTGACTGTGGGGCGGGAAGAGGCGACAAGACACGGGGGAGTATATGATCCGTCCGGCCTTTTTGGCCTTTTTTGTCGGTTGTCGCGTTGCAATCAGCCAATTGACAATCGAACAACTCCATGCTGGGTCGGGGGGTGTGGCTGGGCTTAATCGGAGCCTATTGCCGAGCACCTGCGATGCTTGTCACCAGCGTGTAGAGAAGCAGCAGTCCCGAATAGAATGACTTCAGTGACACCCTTTCGTCGTTGCCGTGCATCCTTCCCAGGTCATCTTCGGTGAGGGGAAATGGGAGAATTCCGTAGGCCTGCATCCCCTTTTTTCTCAATGCTCTTGAATCTGTTGCCCCGGCTGACAAAAATGGAACTACTTCCGCCCCTGGAAATATCTTCTTTGACGCTTCAACGATCTTGGCGAAAAACTCATTCTGGAAAGAAGAGCCTTCGGATTCACCTTGCTCAGGTTTCTTGTATTCGATCTTCACTCTATTGTCCCGAACCACGTTCTCCAGCTCCGAGACAAACTCCTCAATAGTCTCGCCCGGGAGAAGCCTCACATTGAGATGCGCCTCGCAGGATGAAGGAATCACATTCGCGCGGATGCCGGCCCTCAGAATCGTAGGGGAGACTGTATTCCTCATGACAGCGTTCAGCATGAGATTTTTTGAGACCCTTCTCGAACAGAATCCTCCAATCATTGGTGTTTTCAGATTCTTGAGGTAGAAGCTGGCGGGAAACTTCTCTTTCTTGGCAAGCCCGTTGAAGAAAACTCTTGCCGCTGGATTCAGCTTGACCTTGGTTTCGTATTTGGAAATCCTGGAAAGCGCGGTCGAAAGAATGGAGATGCAGTTGTCCGGCCTTGGCATTGACGCATGTCCGCCGTGTCCTTCCACCGTGAGTTTTACATTGTAGGGGACTTTCTCAGTTGTCTGCACTGCGACGTATCTCACCTTTCCGCCCGATTCCATCACTCGTCCGCCCTCGTTAATCGCCACTTCTGCATCTATTTTCTGGAAATGATTCTTGACTATCCAATTTATCCCAAACCGTCCGCCTGCTTCCTCATCGGCCTCTGCCACGAATACAATGTCTCTATCCAAAGGAATGTTGTGCCGCCTGACAAGGAGCATTATCTCTGTTTCGACGGCCGTCATTCCCTTGTCATCAATTGCGCCCCTACCGTAAAGGTAATCTTCTTTTATCTGGCCCGAGAACGGTTCTAAGCTCCACTTTTCTCTCTCAACGCCCACGACATCCGTGTGCGAAAGAAGAAGAATCGGTCGCTGCTTTCCACTCCCCCTTATCCTCGCAACTATGGTCCCTCTGCCGGAACCGGGCTCCAGGATTTCCGATTCAATCCCTTCTTGTGAAAAGAGCTGATGCAGATACTCTGCAACTTTGGTCTCGTTTCCGGGAGGATTACTGGTATCAATTCTTATGAGATCCTGAAGAATCCGAATCGCCTCTTCATTTGCCCGGCTCCAATCAACAACTTCCTGGCCCAGCGAAGAGTCCGGGTTTCGACTGCCTTTTTCCATGGTTTTCTAGTACCTCCCAACGATTCCCGGCCTGCATCTTCTCAGAAACTGCCGGTCCCGGTCAAAACTCTTGTCTGCCCCGTTGAGCGGCCTCCCGAGGCCCCGGAATTTTTTTTGTAAATACCTTGCCACACCCGCTCGCGTGACTATAATGAGCGTGTCTTTGTATTTTTCTCTCAAAGAAAGTTTTCTCGGTTCTTTCGTGTGCGTTCCAAATAGATTGTAACCATGAATCGGCGAAGGAGGTTCATATGAAGAAGAACTTCTTCCTCGCAATTGCGGGCAACATCGGAGTCGGGAAGACCAATCTTACAAAAGCTCTGAACCAGAAACTCGGCTGGCGATCCTATTATGAACCCGTCGTCAACAATCCATATCTGGAGAACTTCTATAAGGACATGCAAAGGTGGAGCTTCCATCTTCAAATGTTCTTTCTCTCAAGAAGATTCGAAGCGCAGAGGGAGTTCATGTTGATTGAGGAATCGTTCATACAGGACCGGACCATCTATGAGGACGGAGAGGTCTTTGCAAGGACTCTCTATGAGCAGGGCTCCATGACTGAGGTGGACTATGAAAACTACAAATCCCTTTTCGACTTGATGGTAAGCTTCCTGCGTCCTCCGGACATGATCATATATCTTGAGGCCTCGCCCGAAATTCTTCTGGGGAGAATCGAAAACAGGGGGAGAGATTGTGAGAAATCGATAACCATGGAATATCTTTCAAGACTCGACAATGCATACAAGAGGTGGGTCGAGAAAGCCTCGTCGTATTCAAGAATCTATCGAATAGACACCGAGAGAACTAATTTTGTTAAGGACACAGATGCGATTGAATCCCTCGTGGAGATGCTGAGAATGGAGGAACAGAATCTTCCGAGCATCGGGGCCTTGGGTAGCAAGCAATTCTGACGATGAGAAGGTGCAGGAAAAGTGAAGAACCGCGTCCTTTCAGAGCTTTTCGAGCAGATGGCAGATGCTCTCGAGTTCAAGGGAGAGAACCGGTTCAAAGTCAATGCCTATAGAAAGGTGAGCAGAGTTCTTGGAGATCTGCGGGAAGACATTGAGCATGTCCGGAAGGAAGGGAAACTCCTGGAGGTCCCGGGGATAGGGAAGGGCACGGCGGAGAAGATAGAGGAGTACCTCAAGACAGGCCGGATCAGTAAATTCAAAGAAGTAATGGACGGAGTTCCGCCGGGAATTGTTGACCTTCTCTCGATTCAGGGACTCGGGCCGAAAACACTTGCTCTGGCGTACAAAGAGCTGGGCGTAAAGAGCGTCGAAGATCTGGTACGAGTCTCCAAAGACAAGACTCTTGCCTCTCTCCCCGGCATGGGAGAGAAGAAGCTCGACAACATCCTGCGAGGAATCAAACTTCACGCTGCAAGCAAAGAGAGAATCTCGTTAGGTATTGCCCTCCCGATTGTCGAAAAGATTATTGATTCCCTCAAGAAATATAACCCCACGGGAAGAATGTCGCCTGCCGGCTCGCTCAGGCGCATGAAGGAGACAATTGGCGACATAGACATCCTGGTCGAGAGCAGAGAAGGGGAGGAGATCATTGACAGGTTCACTTCTCTCCCCGACGTGCAGGAAGTGCTTGCAAAGGGAGATACAAAGGGAAGCATCATCGTGAGCGAAGGTCTTCAGGTCGATATCCGCGCAGTTCCTCCGGAATCTTTTGGGTCCGCCCTGCAGTACTTTACCGGTTCGAAAGAACACAACGTACATCTGAGGGAAATCGCGAAGAAGATGGGAATGAAAATCAGCGAATATGGAATCTTCAAGGGGGACAAGAGTATTGGTGGCAGAGCAGAAGAAGACATCTATGAGGGACTTGGCCTCGAATTGATGCCGCCTGAATTGAGGGAAGACTCGGGAGAAATAGAAGCTTCCGGACAGGGGAGTCTTCCTCGTCTCCTTGAGGAGAACGACATAAAAGGTGATCTCCATGTTCATTCTGCATACAGTGATGGATTCAATACGATCGAAGAAGTGGTACTCGCCGGAAAGCGCATGGGCTATTCCTATCTGGCAATATGCGACCACACAAAATCTGCCGCTTATGCCGGAGGCCTTTCTGAGGAACGGCTCTCCAAACAGATGGCAGAGATTGACGGGCTGCGGAAGAGGATTTCCGGCATACGAATTCTGAAAGGAGCGGAGGTTGACATAAAAGCCGATGGGAGCTTGGACCTTCCGGATTCCATACTGGAGAAACTTGACGTCGTGGTTGCTGCGATACACAGCGGCTTCAGGAAGAATGTCACCGAGAGAATTGTTAAAGCCATGAGGAATCCATTTGTTCGCATAATTGCGCACCCGACCGGGAGGCTGATTTCAAAGAGAGAGGGGTACGACGTAGATCTTGAAAGAGTATTGGAGGAAGCGCGGAAAACCGGAACTGCTCTTGAAATAAATGCCTACTATGATCGGTTAGACTTAAATGATGGGAACGCAAGGCGTGCAAAAGAGCTGGGGGTGAAGCTGGCAATCGGCACAGATTCGCACAATACGGAACAGCTCTGGATGATGAAACTCGGCGTTTCCGTCGCGCGAAGGGCATGGCTCGAGAAATCCGATGTCCTGAATGCTTCCAGCAGGCTGGAGTCGAGAAAGAGGAAATCATCTTGACAGGCGCTATTGGGACGTGGTAAGATACAGACCAAGAGAACAAGAGATGTAATTGTTTGACATGTAGAGAGTTGTGGTGGAAGGTTTAGATGTTACTTTAGAGAAAGCGAGGAGTACATGCAGGAGAAAGTCGAACAGGCCTTGCGCGAGATTAGACCTTCGCTTCAAGCCGACGGCGGGGACATAGAGCTGGTTGATGTAGTTGACGGAGTGGTTCGGGTCAGACTTCTGGGGGCTTGTGGCTGCTGCCCCTTCTCCCAGATGACGTTGAAAGCAGGCGTCGAGAGAGTGCTGAAAGAGAGAGTACCAGAGGTAAAAGCAGTGGAGTCCCTCTAGGAAGAGCCGCAGTCAGTCGGGTTTCTGCAGGCTTTTTACTCCAACCTCTCCAGGCATAAAGTACTTCCTGAGAAGAAGTCGCTAGTTCTGGAACTTTGAGAATGTTGCGGGGTAGCTAGACTAGGCAGGCAAGCCCTGCCAAAAAGGTTCCCTGTTACTCGCGTAGTTCCACGACACACGGCCGGCAGCGATTGCCGGGCATCCCTTTTTCGTGTGGTCTATGGGATACGGTTTTAACGGGGAACCTTTTTGTTGATCCAAGGACCATGGGCTCAGCACATTGCCTCACGCCATGGTCTCAACTTCACAAGAGTATCCTGGTATGATGGACAGTTGCAAGAACAATCTTCCGTGCAGCCTGCTCCGAGTTTCACGGCCCCGGGACGCGGAATCGTGCGTGACGGTAACCCGGCAATATTGTTTGCCCCTTCTTGTTGACAAAGCGAGTTTCTGTGATGCAAAGTTCAACCGGGTCTGATGACCTGACAGAACACATATGATCCAGCACACTGAAAGACTTTTTTGGCAGGATCCGTACATGAAGGAGTTTGAGGCAAAAGTGCTCCTTGTCCGGGAAACCCCGGGCGGAGCCGAAGTTCTTCTCGACAGGACCGCCTTCTATCCTTCCTCCGGCGGACAGCCCTCTGACACCGGTTTTCTTGACGGGATAAGAGTCATCGAAGCAATAGAAAAAGAAGAAGAAATATTCCATGCCATTGAAGGTTCGCTTGAACCCGGCAAGGCAGTCCGCGGCACGGTGGATTGGGACAGGCGTTTCGATCTCATGCAGCAGCACACGGGGCAGCACGTTCTTTCTCAGGCGTTTCTGGCGGAGAACGTCGGTGAGACTCTTTCCGTGCATATCGGGTTCGAGAGCTCGAATCTGGAGCTTTCCGCTCAGGAGGCAAGCGACGAAATACTCGATTCCGTTGAAAAGGCTGCCAATGCGATAGTCGAAGAGTGCAGACCCGTCAAGACCTATTTCGTCACGCCGGAGGAACTTGAAGCTCTTCCTCTGAGAAAGCCGGCCGTCTCTCACGACAGGATAAGAATAGTGGAAAGAGATTTTCCTGATCTCTCCTGCCGGATTCGGGGAGAATCTGGCGAAGATTCTGGAGACCCGTGTCAAGCAGGTCGGGGGGAACGGCGGTGGAAAAAAAGGAAATTTCCAGGGATTCGTTCCAAGCCCGGTCGATCTCCCGGCCTTTCTTTCTGATGTGGAGAAAGAGATCATCAGGGTTATCGGTTCATGAGGATAGTCTGAAACTCTCTTCGTCTTACGCCTTGATTCGCGAACCTGCCGCCCGGTATCACAGATTCCGGGGATTGATGAGCACGAATTGCAGAAAAGTGTGGAAACAGAACCGGGAACTGTGTAAAATGAACATGACTGCCACAACACTCGCAGGTGCTTTTCTCTAGTAATCACTCTGTGCTCGGGAAAGCAGCCGATTGCCAATACCGGCGACGGTGGGCCCGTTTTTCCGGGAATGCAAAGCAATGATGGGAGGTACCTACATGGAAACATGGAAGCCCGTAGCTGTTGACGACAAGAATTTCGAATCTGAGGTTCTCAAATCTGATATCCCTGTCCTGGTTGATTTCTGGGCTCCATGGTGCGCTCCGTGCAGAATGATTGCACCCGTTGTTGAAGAACTTGCCCAGGAGATGAAGGGTAAAATCAAGGTTGGAAAGATCAACGTTGACGAGAATGCATTGACAGCGTCCAAGTATGGCGTGCGTGGAATCCCGACTCTTCTGCTTTTCAAGGGAGGCGAGATCGCTGCTCAGAAAGTCGGCGCTGCATCCAAAGTCGAGCTTGTGAAGATGGTTGAGCAAGCTCTTGGCTCGTAAGGGGAATGTCAGCCCGTGAATAAATATGACATGGTTATCGCAGGCGGGGGGCCCGCAGGACTTACTGCAGCCACTTACGCATCCAGGGCAAAATTGAGCGTGCTCGTTGCAGAGAAACTGGCTCCCGGCGGACAGGTTCTTCTTACTGAACGAATCGAAAACTACCCGGGATTCGAGTCGATTCCGGGCTACGAACTCGCGGAGAAGATGGAGCATCAAGCCAGAGGATTCGGAGCCGAGATAGTGACTGAGACGGTCAGCGCCGCCAGGAAGGATGGCTCAAGGGTTTTGGTCACGACCGAGACAAGGGAAATCGAAGCCGGATGCATGATTGCCGCGACCGGCACCGAGCCCAGGGTGCTCGGCGTCCCTGGTGAGAAGGAGCTCAGAGGAAAAGGAGTCTCATACTGCGCCACATGTGACGGGCCGTTTTTTGCAGGGAAGAAAATCGCGGTATTGGGCGGCGGAAACTCTGCGGTCGAAGAAGGAATCTATTTGACGAAATTCGCAGAGCAGGTTTTTCTGATTCATAGACGTGACAAGCTGAGAGCCGTGAGGCTTCTTCAGGAACGGGCTCTGGCGAACAAAAAGATCGCCTTCCTCTGGGATTCGGTATTGGAAGAAGTGGAGGGCAACAACTCGGTTTCTCAGGTGAGGCTGAAGAACCTGAAGACAGGTGAAAGGACAGAGCTCAAGGTTGACGGCGTTTTCATATATGCAGGCATGCTGCCAAGAGGCGATTTCCTGCCCGAGTCGGTCCGGAAGGATGAGGCAGGATATATTGTCACAGATGACAAAATGGAGACATCCGAAAAAGGGATCTTTGCCGCGGGAGACGTGCGGCAGAAACTTGTGAGACAGATAGCTACAGCCGTCGGAGACGGTACGATGGCGGCTGTTGCCGCAGGAAAGTACCTGGAGGAAGAGACGTAGTCCGCTCAAGCTGATCGCTCATTGCCTATAGAAAAGCGCAGGGGCTCAAGATGGAACTTGAGCCCCTGTTTTTTCGGCCTCGGAACACGGAAAGGTACGGCCGGAAGGCTCCGGGACAGCTTTATGGTCTTTTCGTAGACCGGCCTCTGGGACCGGGAACCGCATTCCTGCCTCTTACTCTTTCTATCGTCTGCCTCATTTCCCGCTCGAACTGCTCGTTGAAGATGATGAACTTTGCCTGCTCGTACGGTGCAAGAATCGCTTTCAATTCTTTCAGCTCGTCCTTCTTGAGTTGGTCCATTGAGGAACCGTTTACTTCAAGGGCATCGAGTGTCTCCTTGAGCTTCGCATCCGAAGGAGACTGGTCGTTGGCCAGGTCCCGCAGTGCGGTCAAGAGTTTTCTCCTCTCTATCCCAAGCGCCGCCCTCTTGTCGTTATACTTGTTCAGAACGGGAAAGAGCTTTGCACCTTTCTCTTCTGTGAGGTTGAGTTCCTCAGTGAGTCTCCACATCCTCATAGTCTCAATTTTCCTGTGAACCCTTTCCATGCGCTCAGGAACGGTTGGCGGGCCGGGAGGCGATGCTGCAGGGACCGCAAAGATCCCTGCCCCTCCCATATTGAGAGCCATGCAAGGAGGAAATGGGGCAGCAAGTTCGTCCATCCAATCTTCATCGATGTCGGGAGCGGCATCCGGAGGAAACGCGCCAGGCGGTCCGTAGATCCCGGGCTCCGGATCGTTGGGATTGTCTGGAGCCGGGGCCGGCGGAAAAGCGTATGAATTCTGTGATACGAAAACCAGTCCAATGATGAAGATCGAAACACAGAAGAACAGAAAACGAATCGAATTCCCTTTCATGACTGACTCCTCCCTATAGAAGGTCCGACTTTCTTGAGCTCATCCTCAAGCTTGGAGAGCTCGCTGGTGCTCAACGTGGTGAGACTCGTAACAAACTCCGGCGAAGAGTTCTCGATGGCATAAAGGAGAGTCTCGCCGCCATCTTCCTGAAGGGTGGTCTCAAAGGCCGACGTCAGATCCTGAGAGAGCTTAGCCAGCTCTTCCTCCGAAAGTGAGTAGACTGAAATACGGCTATCCTCATTTTCGAAGAGGAGCTGTTCTTTCGGGAAGTCATTCCGGAGATCTCCAATCCTGGGGAAAAAGACTAAGGCGACTGCGACAAGAATGACAGCAGAGGCGCCTGAAACCACGTACACGAGTCTCCTCAGATCAGGAAACAACAATCCGCGAATACGTTCTGCCAAGCCCGATGTCTCTTCTTTGCAATCAAGTTCTGCCAAAACAGCCGAATGGAAACTACTCCAGTATTTATCGCCGGGATCCGGAAGCGGTCTGGAGAGCGAAGAAAGAACCTTGCGCAAGGATTCAAGTTCCCCGGCACAAGCGGCACAAGATGAGAGATGTGCGCTTACTTCCTGAGCATCTCCCTTCTCAAGTTGTCCTTCTTCGTAACTCAGAAGAAGCTCTTTTACTTTCTTGCATTTCATTTCGTCTCCCCCATACCGGAGACCTGCCCTTCCTTCTCCCTTTCTTCCCAAAGTGCCCTGAGTTTCCTCACGGCGTGATGATAATTAACTTTTACTGCTCCTTCACGGGTGTTGAGAATCTTTGCGATTTCCTTGTAGCTTAATCCCTTGTCGGCTCTCAGTATCAAAGCTGCCCTCTGTTTCTCGGGAAGTTTCATTGCCTCACTCCAGACAAACGACAGTGTATCTTCACCTGAGAGTCTCTCCAGGGTGGCGGGCTCTTCGACCAGCGACTCGGGCGCAAGCTCTGATTTCCTTTTTCTCGCCCTGTCCCGCCAGTAATTCTTCGTCAGATTGATTGCAATTTGATAGAGCCATGTCTTGAAGCTTGACTCCTCCTTGAAGCCCGACAGTGCCATGTACGCCCTGACGAACACCGATTGAGCAAGATCCGAAGCTTCATCGTGGTCTCCAACCGCCTTGAGACAAAGGAAGTAGATGACCCGCTCGTATCTGAGAACAAGCTCACCGAAGGCCTCTTTATCTCCCTTCTTTGACCTCGAGAGGAGCTCGCTATCGGATGTCACCTGTTTCTCCAGATTCCTACCTTTTGACACCTCAGGGAAAAGAAGGTAAAATGGCTTTTCCCCCATGCCGTGGATCAGACCTTTTCCTTTGACATGGCCTCTCTTCCAGTGATAGCTTCGACAAGGTTTCTCGATCAAGAACCGCCCCCATGTCAAGTAGAATCTCTCTCATCCTATGTTCTTTGTTGAGCCTGACAGGCATAGCGCGAAGCGCATCTGCTCTTTGGGTAAACATCCCTTCTCGTACGACGACCATACACGACCAGAGGATGAGCCCATATCTATGCGCGATAGATCCCGACAATAATCTCTGGTTCATCACTTCCGCGGCCTCGGGCTACGGCTCGCACAACGGACTTCTCAAGCTGACTCACGGAGAGACAACCGCCGTTCTTGTCGACGAATTCCCGCTTGGCTCCCTCGTTGTCGAGCTGACGGGCATAGCCGTGCTCGCACGGGATGTTTTCGTCTCCGCAAGAGTTGCCGACGGAGGTTCATACATTATCAGATATCGGTCCGGATCCAGGGACGAAAGAGAGCTTTTCCCGAAGAGCGGCCAAACTGGCTATGAGACTGCTTTCTGGGGAATTGATGTTACAACTCGGGGATACCTCTTTGCAGGTGTGACGGCGCCTGGGGGCTCTGGACTGCGAGAATTCGACTTCACGGAGAGGGGGAGAGACGGTGCCGAAGTCCTGCCCCGCCCGCAGGGATTGGCACCAGGGGGGGCTGTAAAGGACATCAGCGTTCTCCGGGGGAGAGACTACAACCTTCCCGGGAGCTTCATTCTCTCGTCGTGCGCCGGATCAGGAGTATGCATGTGGCGCGGCGGCACGGCATTGGACCCTTCGGGCTATGTGGCAGAACCGAACCTCGTGCTTACCGGCTCGTTCTCTCCGAACGGCGTTGTCCTTGACCCGGTGGGAAATTTCTTCGCGTGCTGTAGCGGCGGCGGAAACGTGTGGGCTCGCTTCTTCAATGCATTCGGCCACCTACTGGAGATGTTTCCCGATCCCGGCTTCGAGAGTCCGTCGGATGTGGCACTCACGAAGGGCGGAGATTTCCTTTATGTCATCGACCAGAAGGCAAGAAAGATATTCTTCTTTGAATACCCGGTGGCCATTGAGCCCGTGTCTTGGGGCAGCATCAAGGCACTCTTCAAGCAGGCAAACTGAGAGTCAGAGGGGGTGATTGCGGTTGAAGGCTCGCCTTGCAATAGGTATAGACCTTGGCGGGACCACGTTGAGGGGCGGAATCTTTGATGAGACCGGGAATGTCCGCTTTGCGAAAGCGATGCCTGTTGAGGCCGGCAAGGGGAAAGATGCAATTCTCGGAAAGATTTTTGGTCTTACAAGTGAGTTGGTGAAGAAAGGCAATGGGAAGGTTCTGGGAATTGGTGTCGGAAGTCCCGGGACAGTTGACTTCCCTTCCGGAAAGATTCTTGGCGCATCCCCTAATCTTCCCGGGTGGTGCAATATCCCGCTCAAGAGTTTTCTTGAGAGACGCTTCTCAATCCCCGTCTATGTTGACAATGATGCAAACGCCGCAACTCTGGGTGAAGCGATGCTTGGCGCAGGGAAAGGGCACTCGAATTTCATGATGGTCACCCTTGGAACAGGCATTGGCGGCGGACTATTTCTCGACGGGAAACTCTTCAGGGGAAGTCTCTCAGGAGCCGGGGAAATCGGGCACATGACACTTAGCCCGTCCGGACCGATCTGCGGGTGCGGCGGCCGGGGGTGCCTTGAGAGCTTTTCTTCTGCGACGGCGATAGGAAAACGGGCGGAGAATCTTATCATTGCGGGGGTCAAAACAAAAATCGGAACTCCGGCAGATGTCAATCGCAAGAGAATCAGCGCCAAGACTGTTTTTGACAGGGCAAAGAGGGGAGATAGAATCGCAGTTTCGATCGTAGATGAAGCTATGCTCTTCCTTGGCGCGGCTATAGGCTCCATCTCAAATCTCATCGATCCTGACGCCATTGTCCTGGGCGGCGGAATGTCCCTGGCCGGTGATTTTCTTCTCGAAAGGGTAAGGCGCTATTCGATTCTTTTTACTCTTCCAACAATCGGAAGCAGAGTTGAGATAAAACTCTCCAGGCTGAGGGACGATGCAGGTGTCCTGGGCGCCGGGCTCCTGGTTTTTGAAAACCTGAGAAGGTAAGTCTCCAGAACACGGCTCGCCTTGAGGCCGTAGATGGCACTTGAATTCATGAGTTTGGCGGCATGACCAAGCGAAGAATAAAGATAGTCTATTCAGATGCCTATGAAGTCGATATTGGTCCCCATGTTTTCGCAACACAAAAATACCGTCTGATCAAGAGTCTGCTCATTGAAGAGAAAGTGGCTTCGGAAGGGGATTTCGTGTCTCCGGAGCCGGCCACAGATGATGACGTACTTCTCGTTCACACGAAGGGATACGTCGAGAAACTCAAGAACGGGACCCTTTCGACGAAAGACATTCTTGTCCTCGAGCTCCCCTATTCAAAAGAACTTGTCTCAGCTTCGTGGCTTGGAGCAGGAGGGACAATTCTCTCGTTCAAGAATGCCATTGAGCACGGCGTCGGAATTCATCTCGGCGGCGGATTTCACCATGCCTTCCCGGACGACGGCGAAGGTTTCTGCGTTCTGAACGACATAGCCATAGGCATAAAGAGGCTCCTCAAGGACGGGGACATCCGGAGAGCGATTGTTGTTGACTGCGACCTCCACCAGGGAAACGGCACCGCGTACATATTCCGGGAAGCCCCGAACGTTTTCACCTTCTCAATACATCAGGAAGACAACTATCCGATGATGAAACCGTCGAGCGACCTTGATGTGGGGCTTCGCGATGGAACAGGGGGGGCAGAGTATCTGGCAGTACTCCGCGAGAGAATTCCCGCGATTCTGGACAGCATCAAACCCGAGCTGATAGTGTACGTGGGCGGCGCGGACCCATACATGAGAGACCAGCTTGGCGCGCTCAAACTGACCATACAAGACCTGATGACGAGGGATTTTCTCATCTATTCGATGGCGAGAGAAAGGAACATCCCCGTCTCTCTTCTTCTTGCAGGCGGCTATGCCTACGATACGATGGACACGGTGATAATACACTCTAACTCGGTGAGGGTATTCCTCGGAAAGGCAGCCATCGATGAAAAGAAAGCTTAAGGTCGG
The DNA window shown above is from Candidatus Eisenbacteria bacterium and carries:
- a CDS encoding ROK family protein; amino-acid sequence: MKARLAIGIDLGGTTLRGGIFDETGNVRFAKAMPVEAGKGKDAILGKIFGLTSELVKKGNGKVLGIGVGSPGTVDFPSGKILGASPNLPGWCNIPLKSFLERRFSIPVYVDNDANAATLGEAMLGAGKGHSNFMMVTLGTGIGGGLFLDGKLFRGSLSGAGEIGHMTLSPSGPICGCGGRGCLESFSSATAIGKRAENLIIAGVKTKIGTPADVNRKRISAKTVFDRAKRGDRIAVSIVDEAMLFLGAAIGSISNLIDPDAIVLGGGMSLAGDFLLERVRRYSILFTLPTIGSRVEIKLSRLRDDAGVLGAGLLVFENLRR
- a CDS encoding histone deacetylase, coding for MTKRRIKIVYSDAYEVDIGPHVFATQKYRLIKSLLIEEKVASEGDFVSPEPATDDDVLLVHTKGYVEKLKNGTLSTKDILVLELPYSKELVSASWLGAGGTILSFKNAIEHGVGIHLGGGFHHAFPDDGEGFCVLNDIAIGIKRLLKDGDIRRAIVVDCDLHQGNGTAYIFREAPNVFTFSIHQEDNYPMMKPSSDLDVGLRDGTGGAEYLAVLRERIPAILDSIKPELIVYVGGADPYMRDQLGALKLTIQDLMTRDFLIYSMARERNIPVSLLLAGGYAYDTMDTVIIHSNSVRVFLGKAAIDEKKA